One Methanobacterium bryantii genomic window carries:
- a CDS encoding TrmB family transcriptional regulator, protein MMFDEKMLSSLQKLGLTNYGAKTYIVITNFGPIDATSIAKEASIPRTKIYDVLNKLEDEGWVNVEHGRPMLFTARDPRNIIDEHRSTLFTEIDTLLSEMSMMYDPQIKKEIPKVWLIHGKDHITAKSLDMVSKARKSVMMLGDIYFPEEVESLKSIIPKAKRNRISFRIIACNVVKTSEGKIDLVKAFNEVQPDMIISEKPPIKYVIVDEKELLIIFPKIHEDILDLNKVVALWIPSPAVASSMADMFNMRWNKYVRIQTSDNQ, encoded by the coding sequence ATGATGTTTGATGAGAAGATGTTATCATCTTTGCAGAAGCTTGGTTTAACAAATTACGGCGCGAAGACTTACATCGTTATAACAAATTTCGGCCCCATTGACGCTACAAGCATTGCCAAAGAGGCAAGTATACCCCGGACAAAGATTTATGATGTTTTAAATAAGTTAGAAGATGAGGGATGGGTAAATGTAGAGCATGGGCGGCCTATGCTATTTACTGCCCGAGACCCGCGGAACATAATTGATGAACACAGATCCACTCTTTTTACGGAAATCGATACACTACTTAGCGAAATGTCGATGATGTATGACCCGCAGATTAAAAAGGAAATACCTAAAGTATGGTTGATCCATGGCAAGGATCACATTACTGCTAAATCATTAGATATGGTATCAAAAGCCAGGAAAAGTGTCATGATGCTCGGTGACATATACTTTCCAGAAGAGGTCGAATCCCTAAAATCTATCATTCCCAAAGCCAAAAGAAATCGTATTAGCTTTCGAATTATTGCATGTAATGTTGTAAAGACCAGTGAAGGTAAAATTGATCTCGTCAAGGCATTCAATGAAGTCCAACCAGACATGATAATTTCAGAAAAACCACCTATCAAATACGTAATAGTCGATGAAAAAGAATTGTTGATTATATTCCCCAAAATACATGAAGATATTTTAGATCTTAACAAAGTAGTTGCTTTATGGATCCCTAGCCCAGCAGTAGCGTCTTCTATGGCAGATATGTTCAATATGAGATGGAATAAATATGTAAGAATACAAACATCAGACAACCAATGA
- a CDS encoding MFS transporter: METQISIRDKGIGGVKGEKVNKTAILLIATLASFLTPFMGTSLNVALPTISSELTVNAILLSWITTAFFLTSAMFAVPFGKIADIYGMKKIFTYGIVILTVASFLAAVATSAEFLIITRVVQGIGSAMIFVTGLAIITSIFPSKERGKAIGINITAVYVGLVMGPVLGGFLTQYLGWRSIFCFVVPLGLLVIALVLWKMNGKEWAACKGEKLDYWGSLLYILMLALILIGFSNITGTLGMTMVILGIVGFIGFVIWELKVENPVLEIKLFLNNRMFAFSNLATLISYMGLFAVGFLLSLYLQFIKGFDPNVTGLILVVQTAFMVIISPFAGRLSDKFDSGKLASLGMGIITIGLLIFAIITAETSVYVIILGLAILGIGVGIFSAPNTHTIMGSVERKYFGLASATVSTMRLLGQTFGMGLILAIFAVYVGAVQFNSQNYPELLTSIQVAFSISVILSIIAVFASLARNRK; encoded by the coding sequence ATGGAAACACAAATATCTATTAGAGACAAGGGAATAGGTGGCGTTAAAGGCGAAAAAGTAAATAAAACGGCAATTTTGCTGATTGCTACTCTAGCTTCATTTTTAACTCCATTTATGGGTACATCATTAAATGTTGCACTCCCAACAATTTCAAGCGAATTAACTGTCAATGCAATTCTTTTAAGCTGGATTACAACCGCATTTTTTTTAACATCAGCAATGTTTGCAGTTCCTTTTGGTAAAATTGCTGATATTTATGGAATGAAAAAGATTTTTACTTATGGTATTGTAATTCTCACTGTAGCTTCTTTTCTGGCAGCTGTAGCTACTTCAGCTGAATTTCTTATTATAACCCGAGTCGTTCAGGGTATAGGAAGTGCAATGATATTTGTAACAGGACTTGCTATTATAACATCAATATTTCCTTCTAAAGAAAGAGGTAAAGCGATAGGAATAAATATCACTGCAGTTTATGTGGGACTTGTCATGGGACCTGTCTTAGGAGGTTTTTTAACGCAGTACTTAGGATGGAGAAGTATATTTTGTTTCGTTGTGCCTCTTGGATTACTTGTAATAGCACTTGTACTTTGGAAAATGAACGGAAAAGAATGGGCGGCATGTAAAGGTGAAAAACTAGACTATTGGGGATCTTTACTGTATATTCTAATGCTTGCACTGATTTTAATAGGATTCTCGAATATTACTGGAACACTTGGAATGACTATGGTCATTTTAGGTATTGTAGGGTTTATAGGTTTTGTTATATGGGAATTAAAGGTTGAAAATCCAGTTTTAGAGATAAAATTATTTTTAAACAATAGAATGTTCGCATTCTCTAATCTAGCAACACTTATAAGTTATATGGGTTTATTTGCAGTAGGTTTTCTGCTGAGTTTATACTTACAGTTTATAAAAGGATTTGATCCCAATGTAACTGGACTAATTCTTGTGGTTCAAACAGCTTTCATGGTAATTATATCTCCATTTGCAGGTAGACTTTCAGATAAGTTCGATTCTGGAAAATTAGCTTCGTTAGGAATGGGAATAATAACTATTGGCTTATTAATTTTTGCAATTATAACTGCAGAAACCAGTGTATACGTTATAATATTAGGTTTAGCTATTTTAGGAATTGGAGTCGGAATATTTTCAGCTCCCAACACACATACTATCATGGGATCCGTAGAACGGAAATATTTTGGTTTAGCTTCTGCAACCGTAAGTACAATGAGACTTTTAGGCCAAACTTTCGGTATGGGGCTGATTTTAGCAATATTTGCTGTTTATGTGGGGGCAGTTCAATTTAATTCACAAAATTATCCGGAGCTCTTAACAAGTATTCAGGTAGCTTTCTCTATCTCAGTAATATTAAGCATAATAGCAGTTTTTGCATCCCTAGCTAGAAACCGAAAATGA
- a CDS encoding SpoIIE family protein phosphatase, whose translation MITIELLLDLAEKICVILVIAYLITRTKIFHEVLDRKFTIKNMVFIILVFGALSIFGTYSGITINGAMGNVRDLGPMIAGLVGGPVAGLGAGLIGGLYRYFFLGGITTFPCSLSTVLAGLFAGIIYILNKRKFIGIMGAVLFAASMEAFHMILVFLLAKPYPEAFVIAQELSIPMIVSNAMGMLIFAYFITNLTRERKTTKERDEYFDELQRKKYELEIAHEIQESFLPQEMPNLDGYDIFALNLPAKEVGGDFYDFIPISKDKIGVTIADVSGKSVPAALFMAVSRTILRAKAMGNSNAAEVIEDANKLIAEDSDTGMFVTLFYAILDLKNKTMEYVNAGHNNPVLFIRKTGTMECLNAKGIALGAIDTIELEEKQIDLESGDLIVFYTDGVTEAINDKEEFFGKKRLYKLIKSHSDLNAEGIVNKIKEEVISFSQSQSQFDDITLMVIKVN comes from the coding sequence ATGATAACAATAGAACTCTTATTGGATTTAGCAGAAAAGATATGTGTAATTTTAGTAATTGCATATCTGATAACCAGAACTAAAATTTTTCATGAAGTCCTGGACAGGAAATTTACCATTAAAAACATGGTATTTATCATTCTTGTTTTTGGTGCGCTGTCTATTTTCGGAACATATTCTGGAATAACTATTAATGGGGCAATGGGAAACGTTAGAGACCTAGGACCTATGATAGCGGGGCTTGTTGGAGGCCCTGTGGCGGGTCTTGGTGCAGGACTTATTGGGGGTCTTTACAGATATTTCTTCTTAGGGGGAATCACTACATTTCCCTGTTCTTTATCTACAGTACTTGCAGGGCTTTTTGCAGGTATTATATACATCCTGAACAAGCGTAAATTCATTGGAATTATGGGTGCCGTATTGTTTGCAGCTTCCATGGAAGCATTTCACATGATTCTTGTTTTTTTACTTGCAAAACCATATCCTGAAGCATTTGTAATTGCACAGGAATTAAGCATACCTATGATAGTTTCTAATGCCATGGGAATGCTCATATTTGCATATTTCATCACTAATCTCACCCGGGAAAGAAAAACAACTAAAGAAAGAGATGAATACTTTGATGAACTTCAAAGAAAGAAATATGAACTTGAAATAGCCCATGAAATCCAGGAAAGCTTTTTACCTCAGGAAATGCCGAATTTAGATGGTTATGACATATTTGCACTTAATTTACCTGCAAAGGAAGTGGGTGGTGATTTCTATGATTTTATTCCAATTTCCAAGGATAAAATAGGAGTTACAATTGCAGATGTTTCTGGTAAAAGCGTTCCAGCAGCACTTTTCATGGCCGTTTCCAGAACAATTTTAAGGGCAAAGGCCATGGGAAACAGCAATGCTGCAGAAGTCATTGAAGACGCTAATAAACTCATAGCTGAAGATTCTGATACAGGAATGTTTGTTACCCTCTTTTATGCCATACTTGACCTTAAAAATAAAACTATGGAATATGTAAATGCGGGACACAACAATCCTGTGCTTTTTATAAGAAAAACAGGGACAATGGAATGTTTAAATGCTAAAGGGATAGCTTTAGGTGCTATAGACACGATAGAACTGGAAGAAAAACAAATAGATCTGGAAAGCGGCGACTTAATTGTCTTTTATACCGATGGAGTTACTGAGGCGATAAACGATAAAGAAGAATTTTTTGGCAAAAAAAGGCTTTATAAGCTAATTAAATCACATTCTGACTTAAATGCAGAAGGTATAGTTAATAAAATAAAGGAAGAGGTAATATCCTTCAGCCAGAGTCAATCTCAATTCGATGACATCACCCTAATGGTTATAAAGGTGAATTAA
- a CDS encoding alpha/beta fold hydrolase yields the protein MKMYYEVSGKGGPLIVLHGAYMNIISMGEIIPKLARAHKAYALEFQGHGRTNDIDRPITYPNLADDIAAFMDEVGLKKADIFGYSLGAITGLQLAIRHPEKVNKLIFCSGAYDIEGWQPEFRKFIPQMTVEMFLNMPFAEDYRKLAPNPDGFPALVEKLIALEKEPMALEEDVKKLKTPVLIINGDADGATLEHIVSLFRLLGGGVMGDMDKPLPNSRLAIMPATSHTAVITQTDLLIAFIEPFLEGETPKGFFE from the coding sequence ATGAAAATGTATTATGAAGTCTCCGGCAAGGGCGGCCCACTAATCGTACTGCACGGCGCTTATATGAACATAATATCGATGGGAGAAATAATTCCCAAGCTCGCCAGGGCCCACAAGGCTTATGCGCTCGAATTCCAGGGCCATGGTCGGACAAATGACATTGACCGCCCCATCACTTATCCGAACCTGGCAGACGATATAGCTGCTTTTATGGACGAGGTAGGCCTTAAAAAAGCTGATATATTCGGTTATTCCCTGGGTGCTATAACCGGACTGCAGCTTGCAATCCGCCATCCGGAAAAGGTAAATAAACTTATATTTTGCTCAGGTGCCTATGATATTGAAGGCTGGCAGCCAGAGTTCAGGAAATTCATTCCCCAAATGACCGTTGAGATGTTTCTTAATATGCCTTTTGCTGAAGACTATCGTAAGCTTGCCCCTAATCCAGATGGGTTTCCTGCACTTGTGGAAAAGCTGATAGCTCTCGAAAAGGAACCTATGGCACTGGAAGAAGATGTTAAAAAATTGAAAACCCCTGTGCTTATTATTAATGGTGATGCAGACGGAGCAACACTCGAACATATAGTATCCCTGTTTCGGTTGCTTGGTGGAGGTGTTATGGGGGATATGGACAAGCCCTTGCCGAATTCACGTCTTGCTATTATGCCGGCAACATCACATACTGCCGTGATTACTCAGACCGACCTTTTAATTGCTTTCATTGAACCTTTCTTAGAAGGAGAAACACCAAAGGGATTTTTTGAGTAG
- a CDS encoding Coenzyme F420 hydrogenase/dehydrogenase, beta subunit C-terminal domain, which translates to MLENHEIDPDAVLNEEVSKGKFIVEIEGGLREEISIDELEEEDNGRRENCRRCEFNIPRTADLAFGNWGVIGSSKKKIVLLKC; encoded by the coding sequence ATGTTAGAAAACCATGAAATTGACCCTGATGCGGTTCTTAATGAAGAAGTAAGTAAAGGTAAATTTATAGTCGAAATTGAAGGGGGCCTAAGGGAAGAAATCAGTATAGATGAGCTGGAAGAAGAAGATAATGGCAGGAGAGAAAACTGCAGGAGGTGTGAATTCAACATACCTAGAACTGCAGATCTGGCATTTGGAAATTGGGGAGTAATTGGCAGCAGCAAAAAAAAAATAGTTTTATTGAAGTGCTAA
- a CDS encoding 4Fe-4S dicluster domain-containing protein, producing the protein MLTVTGTRILDEALNKGILNLEKALADGIEVREKIDKIMVNQAKKWQEKMFSHAEGEFLAVLFKYEDDLSRCIKCFACKDSCPICYCSDCSLKSEIPEWVNNTEIPPKPLFHMERLMHMVDSCINCGQCEDVCPADIPLSKISHEINGNLREMFDYTPGIDDALPPFSYFLIKRD; encoded by the coding sequence GTGCTAACTGTTACTGGTACCAGAATATTGGATGAAGCTTTAAATAAAGGCATATTAAACCTGGAGAAGGCACTAGCAGATGGTATTGAAGTAAGGGAAAAAATTGATAAGATAATGGTAAATCAAGCTAAAAAGTGGCAGGAGAAAATGTTCAGCCACGCGGAGGGCGAATTTTTAGCTGTTCTCTTTAAATATGAAGATGATCTTTCTAGGTGCATTAAATGTTTTGCATGTAAAGACTCATGCCCTATATGTTACTGCAGCGACTGCAGCTTAAAATCTGAAATTCCAGAATGGGTGAATAATACAGAAATCCCTCCTAAACCTTTATTTCACATGGAAAGACTTATGCACATGGTAGATTCATGTATAAACTGCGGGCAGTGTGAAGACGTATGCCCTGCAGATATTCCTTTATCTAAAATAAGTCATGAAATTAACGGTAATTTAAGAGAAATGTTTGATTATACTCCTGGAATAGATGATGCACTTCCGCCATTTTCGTACTTTTTAATAAAAAGAGACTAA
- a CDS encoding VOC family protein: MKIKYTTMIVKDIDESIKFYKEVMGFEIDSQYDLGPAGTITLLKGEGETMVELIKNPADEPGLFSIGMDVEDINATVKELKSKGARITMEPMPITVGSLAFLEDPNGVRIALIQHN, translated from the coding sequence ATGAAAATTAAATACACGACCATGATAGTTAAGGATATTGATGAGTCAATTAAATTCTACAAAGAAGTTATGGGATTTGAAATAGACAGCCAGTACGATCTCGGACCTGCAGGAACAATTACACTGCTTAAAGGTGAAGGAGAAACCATGGTAGAACTCATTAAAAATCCTGCAGATGAACCTGGACTGTTTTCAATAGGTATGGATGTTGAAGACATAAACGCCACGGTAAAAGAACTCAAATCAAAAGGCGCCAGGATCACAATGGAACCCATGCCGATAACAGTTGGATCCCTTGCATTCCTGGAAGATCCAAATGGAGTTCGAATAGCGTTAATTCAACACAATTAA
- a CDS encoding SHOCT-like domain-containing protein, with protein sequence MMSKNISEERIKILEMVEDGNIDASEAMELLSALERNSEEEIVPKKDVKWLKVRVSTMENESKVNVNIPLALVDVGLKLAKTYDPKLKESGLDKIDIEEIMEAVKNGAEGKIVDVEDEENQTRVKVYVE encoded by the coding sequence ATGATGTCTAAAAACATATCAGAAGAAAGGATAAAAATTTTGGAAATGGTTGAAGATGGAAATATCGATGCATCTGAGGCAATGGAGCTGCTCAGCGCATTGGAAAGAAATTCAGAAGAAGAAATTGTACCTAAAAAGGATGTTAAATGGTTAAAAGTTAGGGTAAGTACCATGGAAAATGAGTCAAAGGTAAATGTGAACATACCTCTGGCCCTGGTTGATGTGGGATTAAAACTTGCAAAAACATATGACCCTAAATTAAAGGAATCAGGCCTCGATAAAATTGACATTGAAGAAATTATGGAGGCTGTTAAAAATGGGGCAGAAGGGAAAATTGTCGACGTGGAAGATGAAGAAAATCAAACCAGAGTTAAGGTGTACGTGGAGTAG
- a CDS encoding PDDEXK family nuclease: MEAVSLDLPESNEKSWIGINQNAANRYVENARGKGLFQDMVSGYGAVLREQVLRISKLDFLFGNTYIEVKTPLLSMKLPYLNILRRKRLESLTLQNVLLSISTSLQAFL, from the coding sequence GTGGAAGCAGTTTCACTGGATCTACCTGAATCGAATGAAAAATCATGGATTGGGATTAATCAGAATGCTGCCAATCGATATGTGGAAAATGCTCGGGGTAAAGGTTTATTCCAGGACATGGTTAGTGGATATGGGGCAGTGCTTCGTGAACAGGTGCTGAGAATTTCTAAACTTGATTTTCTTTTTGGAAATACTTATATTGAAGTAAAAACTCCATTATTAAGTATGAAGCTACCTTATCTGAACATATTAAGACGAAAAAGGTTGGAAAGTTTAACTCTACAGAACGTTTTATTAAGCATATCAACGAGCTTGCAGGCATTCTTGTAA
- a CDS encoding DUF2089 domain-containing protein, producing the protein MKREVPGNCPICGGETKVTEIHCRKCETTIKGEFDLCKFCRLTEQQKYFVEVFIKNRGNIKEIEKELGISYPTVRNKLDEVIFALGHKVEKPAVNQKEILEKLSRGEISKEEALKLLNG; encoded by the coding sequence ATGAAGCGTGAAGTACCTGGAAACTGTCCAATATGTGGCGGTGAAACTAAAGTCACAGAGATACACTGCAGGAAGTGTGAAACAACCATCAAAGGTGAATTTGATCTATGCAAGTTCTGCAGATTAACTGAACAACAGAAATACTTCGTTGAAGTGTTTATTAAAAATAGAGGTAATATTAAGGAAATTGAAAAGGAATTAGGGATATCTTATCCTACTGTAAGAAATAAACTGGATGAAGTGATTTTTGCTTTGGGACACAAGGTTGAAAAACCTGCTGTTAATCAAAAAGAGATTTTAGAGAAGCTCAGCAGGGGAGAAATTAGTAAAGAAGAGGCTTTGAAGTTACTCAATGGGTAA
- a CDS encoding coenzyme F420 hydrogenase/dehydrogenase beta subunit N-terminal domain-containing protein, giving the protein MVQIGDKFYSNAVNHMIAEKGESGGSLTALYKFLLEECIVDAVLAVKSGADIYDAVPVLIDNPEDVVESAGALHCGTLNLAVILEKYLGGAFDIKIAVTTKPCDAMAINELIKRGRIARKNIIMLGINCGGGGEFAPGSHYKNVRKP; this is encoded by the coding sequence ATGGTTCAAATAGGAGATAAATTTTATTCAAATGCTGTAAACCACATGATAGCGGAGAAAGGTGAATCTGGAGGGTCTTTAACTGCATTATACAAATTTTTACTTGAAGAATGCATTGTTGACGCTGTTCTTGCAGTTAAAAGCGGCGCTGATATTTATGATGCTGTCCCTGTTTTAATAGATAACCCTGAAGATGTAGTGGAATCTGCAGGTGCTCTTCACTGTGGGACCCTTAACCTGGCGGTCATACTTGAAAAATATTTGGGAGGAGCTTTTGATATTAAAATTGCAGTTACAACTAAACCATGCGATGCAATGGCAATCAACGAATTAATAAAGAGGGGTAGAATAGCCAGAAAAAATATTATCATGCTGGGAATTAACTGTGGGGGGGGGGGGGAATTTGCCCCTGGTTCCCACTATAAAAATGTTAGAAAACCATGA
- a CDS encoding STAS domain-containing protein, protein MKITEKIDDNICKLFLDGKLHAYHSIELEKCVNRVIHSGCTCLLLNFKGVDYISSSGLRVVLSSLKQLKKSGGKMVLSNLHPYVMEVFEISGFKQIFEIYGSEEEALKSFEV, encoded by the coding sequence ATGAAAATAACCGAAAAGATAGATGATAACATATGTAAATTATTTTTAGATGGTAAATTACATGCATATCATTCCATTGAACTTGAAAAGTGCGTAAATAGGGTTATTCATAGTGGCTGCACCTGTTTACTGTTAAATTTCAAGGGTGTGGACTATATCAGTAGCTCCGGACTGAGGGTAGTACTTTCCTCTTTAAAACAGCTTAAAAAATCAGGTGGTAAAATGGTACTTTCCAACCTCCATCCATATGTAATGGAAGTTTTTGAAATATCGGGATTTAAGCAGATTTTTGAAATCTATGGAAGTGAAGAGGAAGCCTTAAAGTCATTTGAAGTTTAA
- a CDS encoding ATP-binding protein has translation MIQCTALEISAKLEKIPILSKFIANSMIKFGLGDYGQFQVQLAVEEAVANIIKHGSLEVNDKISIKCQKIDNEIHIIIEDPGKPFNQKDVCEPDLKISPLKQDPGGLGIYFIKKYVDKINYTYKDGRNILTLIKYA, from the coding sequence GTGATTCAATGTACTGCCCTTGAGATAAGTGCTAAACTGGAAAAAATTCCCATTTTATCAAAATTCATAGCTAATTCTATGATTAAATTTGGGTTAGGGGACTATGGACAATTTCAGGTTCAACTGGCAGTTGAAGAAGCTGTGGCAAATATAATAAAACACGGAAGTCTTGAAGTAAATGATAAAATCAGTATTAAATGTCAAAAAATTGATAATGAAATTCATATTATAATTGAGGACCCGGGCAAGCCGTTTAATCAAAAAGATGTTTGCGAACCTGACTTAAAAATTTCACCTTTAAAACAGGACCCTGGTGGTTTAGGAATTTATTTCATTAAAAAATACGTGGATAAAATTAATTATACTTATAAAGATGGAAGGAATATATTAACTCTAATAAAATATGCTTAA
- a CDS encoding MFS transporter has product MNYKELKRDLLIVGILVSFLTPFVRASINLALPAIAYEFDLSAVSLTLISTVYLLVNAILYIPFGRVGDIYGRKRIFQYGLIIFTISSFISAFSTSGEIFLFTRIFQAVGNAMVFANLNAMVSSAFPTNERGRAFGLTSMGVFVGLIFGPILGGAITEIVGWRTLFYLDTVIGIIAIFAITRFKHDWVDAEGEKLDILGSFLLGISLIFIIYGFSDSTNSYSLFLIVTGIIGLLAFYLVEKRVAFPLINLGLFKSKSFTFGNITAFINYGAFVSVGFILTLYLQYLKGYSPLTAGLIVSIQSIIMVIVSPYAGRLSDKIDPRNVSAAGMVLTTVGVVLMALINYDNATYLGGLSLIIFGAGIGLFYSSNTKVVMSAVDNKYFGIASATLSNVRSMGQIFGMGIVTLIISAILGNAQIMPSNYPELFISIKIAFVAIAALSAVGIFTSVLED; this is encoded by the coding sequence TTGAATTATAAAGAACTAAAAAGAGATCTTTTAATAGTGGGAATTTTAGTATCATTTCTTACGCCATTTGTTAGAGCATCCATTAATCTGGCATTACCGGCTATAGCTTACGAATTTGATTTGTCTGCTGTATCTTTAACATTGATATCAACAGTTTATCTTCTTGTTAATGCTATACTTTATATTCCATTTGGTAGGGTTGGGGATATATACGGGCGAAAACGTATCTTTCAATATGGATTAATTATTTTCACAATAAGCTCATTTATATCAGCTTTTTCCACTTCTGGAGAAATATTCCTTTTTACCCGGATTTTTCAAGCTGTAGGTAACGCAATGGTATTCGCTAATTTAAATGCCATGGTATCATCAGCATTTCCTACAAACGAAAGAGGTAGGGCATTTGGACTAACATCAATGGGTGTTTTCGTAGGATTAATATTTGGGCCAATACTTGGAGGGGCTATCACTGAAATTGTAGGATGGAGAACATTATTCTATTTAGATACTGTAATAGGAATAATAGCAATTTTTGCCATCACCCGGTTTAAACATGATTGGGTAGATGCAGAAGGAGAGAAATTAGATATTTTAGGATCATTCCTGCTGGGTATATCTCTTATATTCATAATTTATGGTTTTTCAGATTCCACCAACAGTTACAGCCTATTTCTTATAGTTACCGGAATAATAGGACTTTTAGCATTTTATCTAGTCGAAAAAAGAGTTGCATTTCCTTTGATTAATTTAGGTTTATTTAAAAGTAAAAGTTTTACCTTTGGAAATATCACTGCATTTATAAATTACGGCGCATTTGTATCGGTAGGGTTTATTTTAACCCTCTATTTACAATATTTAAAAGGTTATAGCCCTCTTACAGCAGGCTTAATAGTTTCTATTCAGTCAATTATAATGGTCATTGTATCTCCATATGCTGGAAGATTATCGGATAAAATAGATCCTAGAAATGTATCCGCTGCGGGGATGGTGTTAACAACCGTTGGTGTAGTTCTTATGGCATTAATTAACTATGATAATGCCACATATTTGGGAGGCTTATCTCTCATTATTTTTGGAGCGGGTATCGGTTTATTCTATTCTTCAAATACCAAGGTGGTTATGAGTGCAGTGGATAATAAATATTTTGGAATAGCTTCAGCAACATTAAGTAATGTGAGATCTATGGGACAGATATTTGGAATGGGCATAGTAACGTTAATTATTTCTGCTATTTTGGGAAATGCGCAAATTATGCCTTCCAATTATCCAGAACTTTTTATAAGCATAAAAATTGCATTTGTTGCCATCGCTGCTTTAAGCGCAGTTGGAATTTTCACATCAGTATTGGAAGATTAA
- a CDS encoding DUF5518 domain-containing protein: protein MDDWKSVILGSIIALILSLVLARNVIGGLMAGIIGFLIAGLMVGYLTDIEIEHISIIGHLTSSNTKNAAINGAVAGFIGGLIFVLIGTVTNSFIYPVGTNRDLLIMFIAGGVPVAVIASIFYGVICAVGGVIGVFIKRSRPPKESTA from the coding sequence GTGGATGATTGGAAATCTGTAATTTTAGGGAGTATTATAGCGCTAATTTTAAGTTTAGTCCTGGCAAGGAATGTTATTGGTGGATTAATGGCGGGAATTATAGGGTTTTTAATAGCAGGACTAATGGTAGGTTATTTAACAGACATTGAAATTGAGCACATTTCAATCATAGGCCATTTAACAAGTAGCAATACTAAAAATGCTGCAATTAATGGGGCAGTTGCAGGATTTATAGGGGGCCTTATTTTTGTTTTAATTGGAACAGTTACGAATAGTTTTATTTATCCTGTTGGAACAAATAGGGATCTGCTTATTATGTTTATTGCAGGGGGAGTTCCAGTTGCAGTAATAGCCAGCATTTTTTACGGAGTTATATGTGCCGTTGGCGGAGTTATAGGAGTCTTTATTAAAAGATCAAGACCACCAAAAGAAAGTACAGCTTAA